From the Peromyscus leucopus breed LL Stock chromosome 8b, UCI_PerLeu_2.1, whole genome shotgun sequence genome, one window contains:
- the Dhrs13 gene encoding LOW QUALITY PROTEIN: dehydrogenase/reductase SDR family member 13 (The sequence of the model RefSeq protein was modified relative to this genomic sequence to represent the inferred CDS: deleted 1 base in 1 codon), with the protein METLLLGAGLLLGAYVLVYYNLVKAPPCGGIGSLRGRTAVVTGANSGIGKMTALELARRGARVVLACRSRERGEAAAFDLRQESGNNEIIFMALDLASLASVQAFATAFLSSEPRLDILIHNAGISSCGRIREAFNLLLRVNHVGPFLLTHLLLPRLKSCAPSRVVVVSSAAHRRGRLDFTRLDCPVVGWQQELRAYADSKLANVLFARELATQLEGTGVTCYAAHPGPVNSELFLRHLPGWLCPILRPLAWLVLRAPQGGAQTPLYCALQEGIEPLSGRYFANCRVEEVSPAARDDQAAHRLWKATKKLAGLGPGEDDDSPDEEPRPQEDLGAQSSLNAPSSEKTTVSGPSQSSPGSPDLSTLTRRRIQMKAEPTH; encoded by the exons GGCCGCACGGCCGTGGTCACGG GCGCTAACAGCGGCATCGGGAAGATGACAGCGCTGGAGCTGGCGCGCCGGGGAGCGCGCGTGGTGCTGGCCTGCCGCAGCCGGGAGCGAGGGGAGGCGGCCGCTTTCGACCTCCGTCAG GAGAGTGGAAACAATGAGATCATCTTCATGGCCTTGGACTTGGCCAGTCTGGCCTCAGTACAGGCCTTTGCCACTGCCTTCCTGAGCTCTGAGCCAAGGCTGGACATCCTCATCCACAATGCAG GGATCAGTTCCTGTGGCCGGATTCGGGAGGCCTTTAACCTGCTGTTGCGAGTGAACCACGTTGGC CCCTTTCTGCTGACACACTTGTTGCTACCCCGCCTGAAGTCCTGCGCCCCCAGCCGTGTGGTGGTAGTGTCCTCGGCCGCCCACCGGCGCGGTCGTCTCGACTTCACACGTCTGGACTGCCCGGTGGTGGGCTGGCAGCAGGAGCTTCGGGCATATGCTGACAGCAAACTAGCCAATGTGCTGTTTGCCAGGGAGCTTGCCACCCAGCTTGAGGGCACTGGGGTTACCTGCTATGCGGCCCACCCAG GACCTGTGAACTCGGAGCTCTTTCTACGTCACCTCCCTGGATGGCTGTGTCCTATATTGCGCCCACTGGCTTGGCTGGTACTCCGGGCACCTCAAGGGGGTGCCCAGACACCCCTGTACTGTGCTCTGCAGGAGGGCATTGAGCCCCTCAGTGGGAGATATTTTGCCAACTGCCGTGTGGAGGAGGTCTCCCCAGCTGCTAGAGATGACCAGGCTGCCCACAGGCTATGGAAAGCTACCAAGAAGCTGGCAGGGCTTGGGCCTGGAGAGGATGATGATAGCCCTGATGAAGAGCCCCGACCTCAGGAGGATCTAGGGGCCCAGTCTTCTCTGAATGCCCCCAGCTCTGAGAAAACCACAGTTTCTGGACCTTCTCAGAGCTCTCCGGGCTCACCAGACTTGTCTACATTGACACGGCGAAGAATTCAGATGAAGGCTGAGCCTACACACTAA